One Rhodoferax ferrireducens T118 DNA segment encodes these proteins:
- the pal gene encoding peptidoglycan-associated lipoprotein Pal: protein MKINLFKNLTLAVMLATLAACSTTKVAEAPPVPVAVKAPTAPVAPPAQSTVKSVIAISPLDDANSPLAKRSVFFGFDNFQIRSSDLPLIEAHAKYLAANKSAKVRLEGNADERGGREYNLALGQKRAEAVRRSLRLLGVPDSSLEAVSFGMEKPVDAGHNEDAWAKNRRVDLKYIAR from the coding sequence ATGAAGATCAATTTGTTCAAAAATCTAACTTTGGCTGTAATGCTAGCCACACTCGCAGCTTGCAGCACCACAAAAGTTGCAGAGGCCCCGCCGGTTCCGGTTGCAGTGAAAGCACCAACGGCGCCAGTAGCTCCCCCGGCCCAGAGCACCGTCAAATCGGTGATTGCGATCTCTCCTTTGGATGATGCGAATTCGCCGCTTGCCAAGCGCAGTGTGTTCTTTGGTTTTGATAATTTTCAAATTCGAAGCAGTGACCTCCCTTTGATTGAAGCGCATGCTAAGTATTTGGCAGCAAATAAGAGTGCCAAAGTTCGACTCGAAGGCAATGCCGATGAACGTGGCGGGCGTGAATACAACCTTGCTTTAGGTCAGAAACGTGCTGAGGCAGTACGTAGATCACTGCGTCTGCTTGGTGTGCCAGACAGTTCGCTTGAAGCCGTGAGTTTTGGCATGGAAAAGCCGGTTGATGCCGGTCACAATGAGGATGCTTGGGCAAAGAATCGACGTGTCGATTTGAAATACATCGCTCGATGA
- a CDS encoding MarR family winged helix-turn-helix transcriptional regulator codes for MPRVDQNSSQPQTTAQVLRRFRLVFNAVKTHFQQVEKSAGVGGAQLWALSVIHAEPGIGVNDLAKSMDIHQTTASNLVKALVKMEMVQTDKIGPDRRAVQLYALPAGQRVLKKAPGPFAGVLPQALSQLDTATLTRLDHDLGLLLALLDADENAANIPLADM; via the coding sequence ATGCCACGAGTCGACCAAAACAGTAGCCAGCCACAGACAACGGCCCAAGTCCTTCGCCGTTTCAGGCTGGTTTTCAACGCCGTGAAAACGCACTTCCAGCAGGTGGAGAAAAGTGCAGGGGTCGGAGGCGCGCAACTGTGGGCACTAAGCGTGATACATGCCGAGCCAGGCATTGGTGTCAACGATCTGGCAAAGTCCATGGACATACACCAGACGACAGCCAGTAATCTGGTGAAGGCGTTGGTGAAGATGGAAATGGTTCAGACCGATAAAATCGGACCTGACCGTCGAGCGGTGCAACTTTATGCGCTCCCTGCTGGGCAGCGAGTGCTCAAAAAAGCCCCTGGCCCGTTTGCAGGGGTTCTGCCGCAGGCGCTTTCTCAACTGGACACAGCCACATTGACGCGATTGGACCATGATCTCGGCTTACTCCTTGCGCTCCTAGATGCGGATGAAAATGCGGCCAACATCCCACTAGCAGACATGTAG
- a CDS encoding chloride channel protein, with product MKLQPPVFSALRQELYDWRLWTGRGIVLAFAALAGLTVVALTWLTDHALAQFFSMQRSYWWSPLLWTPVSTAAIAWLTQRYAPGAAGSGIPQVMAALTHEVQPVHRRIYVSLRLTVSKILLTTWGLLAGLSLGREGPSVQIAAGVMHHARRWLPSKSTVSEHGLILAGGAAGIAAAFNTPLGGVMFAIEELSRKPEQRSNGLLLAAIVLAGLMAISVYGNSTYFGVIRIENLSMGLLLPGLLVAVCSGAAGGLFSRVLMVSLSGKSADRFSKFRKKAPVLFAAACGLVVAILGVVSHGDTYGSGYNHTRDMLEGSGDSSSLYVLFKFMATWITAWAGVPGGLFAPSLAIGGALGNDIAQLTAYVNAPTLIALGMAGFLAAVTQAPLTAFIIVMEMVDGHALVLSLMASALVASGVSRLISAPLYPSLAELQLQRLPRLRT from the coding sequence ATGAAACTTCAACCCCCTGTCTTTTCTGCTCTGCGCCAAGAGCTTTATGACTGGCGTCTGTGGACTGGCCGTGGGATAGTGCTGGCGTTTGCCGCGCTGGCAGGCCTGACGGTGGTTGCCTTGACTTGGTTGACTGACCATGCACTGGCGCAATTTTTTTCAATGCAAAGAAGCTACTGGTGGTCACCTTTGCTCTGGACCCCCGTTTCGACGGCGGCAATTGCCTGGCTGACCCAAAGATACGCGCCGGGTGCGGCTGGTTCGGGGATTCCGCAGGTCATGGCGGCACTGACGCATGAAGTGCAACCCGTTCATCGTCGAATCTATGTGTCCTTGAGGTTGACGGTCTCCAAAATCCTGCTGACGACTTGGGGTCTATTGGCCGGACTGTCCCTGGGGCGAGAAGGGCCGTCAGTGCAGATCGCGGCTGGTGTGATGCACCATGCCCGTCGATGGCTACCCTCAAAGTCCACGGTGTCAGAGCACGGTTTAATACTCGCCGGAGGTGCAGCGGGTATTGCGGCGGCTTTCAATACACCTTTGGGTGGCGTGATGTTTGCCATCGAAGAGTTGTCACGAAAGCCCGAACAGCGCAGCAACGGCTTGCTGTTGGCCGCCATTGTGCTGGCTGGCTTGATGGCAATTTCCGTGTACGGAAATTCCACCTACTTCGGCGTGATCCGGATCGAAAACCTGAGCATGGGATTGCTGTTGCCAGGTTTGCTGGTCGCCGTGTGCAGCGGTGCAGCGGGTGGTCTATTTTCCCGAGTACTGATGGTCTCATTGTCTGGCAAGTCAGCCGACCGATTCAGTAAGTTTCGCAAAAAAGCGCCTGTGCTATTTGCGGCAGCTTGCGGGTTGGTGGTGGCGATCTTGGGTGTAGTCAGTCACGGGGACACCTATGGAAGTGGCTACAACCATACGCGCGATATGCTGGAAGGAAGCGGTGATTCCTCTTCCTTGTACGTGTTGTTCAAATTCATGGCTACCTGGATTACAGCGTGGGCGGGCGTGCCTGGCGGACTATTTGCCCCATCCCTGGCGATTGGCGGAGCCCTGGGCAACGACATCGCTCAACTGACCGCTTATGTGAATGCCCCCACACTCATCGCCTTGGGCATGGCAGGTTTCCTGGCAGCTGTCACACAGGCCCCACTGACCGCCTTCATCATTGTCATGGAGATGGTGGACGGGCATGCACTGGTGCTCAGTCTGATGGCTAGCGCGTTGGTAGCCAGCGGCGTGTCGCGCCTGATCAGCGCGCCCCTTTATCCATCATTGGCTGAATTGCAGCTGCAACGCTTACCAAGGCTCCGGACATAA
- a CDS encoding serine hydrolase has translation MLKHLFVCLAICSAASASAMSFGSQHAIVVNNESGEILFEENASSVVPIASLTKLMTAMVVLDSKPDMEEKISIQLADVDMFKHSASHVPLGTTLPRREVLQLALMSSDNRAAASLARTYPGGNPAFVKAVHEKIKSLGMINTVIKEPTGLSPENASTAADLAKMAFAASRYPVIVNITTDRSDLINMQGRSVEFHNTNRLVGKRGWDILLSKTGFTNEAGHCLIMRIKLAGKNTTLVLLNAKASSSTFFDALNIRRFLAKQTILQPSITSTLHKRHHFKLS, from the coding sequence ATGCTGAAACATCTTTTCGTGTGTCTTGCAATCTGCTCAGCAGCCAGCGCGTCCGCCATGTCGTTTGGCTCTCAGCATGCCATCGTTGTTAATAACGAATCCGGCGAAATTTTGTTCGAAGAAAATGCGAGTTCTGTTGTTCCAATTGCTTCTTTAACCAAGTTAATGACGGCAATGGTCGTGCTGGATAGCAAGCCAGATATGGAAGAAAAAATTTCTATCCAATTAGCGGACGTCGATATGTTCAAACACAGCGCTTCGCATGTTCCTTTAGGGACAACGTTACCTCGGAGAGAGGTTTTGCAACTAGCGCTGATGTCATCGGACAATCGCGCTGCCGCATCACTTGCACGGACCTATCCAGGCGGAAATCCGGCTTTTGTCAAAGCCGTTCATGAAAAGATCAAGTCGCTCGGAATGATCAATACGGTCATCAAAGAGCCAACGGGTCTGTCTCCCGAAAACGCCTCGACAGCAGCCGATCTCGCAAAAATGGCGTTCGCCGCGTCCCGATATCCGGTCATCGTCAATATCACAACGGATCGGTCCGACCTGATCAACATGCAGGGCCGAAGCGTGGAATTTCACAACACCAACCGACTCGTTGGCAAACGCGGGTGGGACATCCTGTTGTCCAAAACTGGGTTTACCAATGAAGCGGGACACTGCCTGATCATGCGAATCAAGCTGGCGGGAAAAAATACCACCTTGGTTTTACTGAATGCGAAGGCCAGTTCTTCAACTTTCTTTGATGCTTTGAACATACGTCGTTTTTTGGCAAAACAAACGATTCTTCAGCCCTCAATAACATCAACGCTTCATAAGCGTCATCACTTCAAGCTGTCGTAG
- the tolQ gene encoding protein TolQ — MNQDLSILRLVLNASVVVQLVMLLLVVVSMASWAAIFRKLFALKRVKLLNDTFEREFWSGTSLNDLFSAAAQNARDSGPLERIFASGMREYQKLRERHITDASTLMDGARRAMRASYQRELDVVEANLSFLASVGSVSPYLGLFGTVWGIMHAFTGLASMQTVTLATVAPGIAEALVATAIGLFAAIPAVVAYNRFAHDIDRIAIRLETFIEEFSNILQRNVSAQSASGH; from the coding sequence ATGAACCAAGACCTGTCGATCCTGCGCCTGGTGCTCAATGCCAGCGTCGTTGTGCAACTGGTGATGCTGCTGCTGGTGGTGGTCTCCATGGCCAGCTGGGCCGCTATTTTTCGCAAGCTGTTTGCCCTGAAACGGGTGAAATTGCTCAACGACACCTTCGAGCGCGAGTTCTGGTCTGGCACCAGCCTTAATGATCTGTTCTCTGCCGCCGCCCAAAACGCCCGCGACTCCGGCCCGTTGGAACGCATTTTTGCCAGCGGCATGCGTGAATACCAAAAGCTGCGCGAGCGTCACATCACCGACGCCAGCACCCTGATGGACGGCGCCCGCCGCGCCATGCGCGCGAGCTACCAGCGCGAGCTCGATGTGGTGGAGGCCAACCTCTCGTTCCTGGCCTCGGTCGGCTCAGTCTCACCGTATCTCGGCTTGTTTGGCACCGTCTGGGGCATCATGCACGCCTTCACCGGGCTGGCGTCCATGCAAACGGTGACCCTCGCCACGGTGGCCCCGGGCATTGCCGAGGCATTGGTGGCCACTGCCATTGGCCTGTTTGCCGCCATTCCCGCCGTGGTGGCTTACAACCGCTTCGCCCACGACATTGACCGCATCGCGATCCGGCTGGAGACCTTCATTGAAGAGTTCTCCAACATCCTGCAGCGCAACGTCAGCGCCCAGTCGGCCTCCGGTCACTGA
- a CDS encoding ExbD/TolR family protein, giving the protein MASVISRGRGRRTISEINMVPFIDVMLVLLIIFMVTAPLITPSVIDLPSVGKAARQPDQVIQIIIGKDETLQMKVQEKSSPLGLKDLASAVKQAQSGVTNSAVVISADKSIKYESVVKVMDTLQRAGVQRVGLSVQLAS; this is encoded by the coding sequence ATGGCCTCAGTCATCAGTCGCGGGCGCGGTCGGCGCACCATCAGCGAGATCAACATGGTGCCCTTCATCGACGTGATGCTGGTGCTGCTGATCATTTTCATGGTCACCGCGCCGCTGATCACGCCCAGCGTGATCGACCTGCCCAGCGTCGGCAAAGCCGCCCGTCAGCCCGACCAGGTGATTCAAATCATCATCGGCAAGGACGAAACACTGCAAATGAAAGTGCAAGAAAAATCCAGCCCACTGGGGCTCAAAGACCTTGCCAGCGCAGTCAAACAAGCGCAAAGCGGGGTCACCAATTCGGCGGTGGTCATCAGCGCCGACAAAAGCATCAAATACGAATCAGTCGTCAAGGTCATGGACACCCTGCAACGCGCCGGTGTGCAGCGCGTGGGCTTGTCCGTGCAACTGGCCAGTTGA